A section of the Leptospira kobayashii genome encodes:
- a CDS encoding STAS domain-containing protein, translated as MIQAINQKGCYKIERKKLDIESMGHFEKEWNSYVSPFDQNIFLDLSEVEEISSAILGILLHKRMKMRKLGVEIHLSNVNPKILRILKIMNLSCYFLFHTGAKETRVFG; from the coding sequence ATGATTCAGGCAATAAACCAAAAAGGGTGTTATAAAATCGAAAGAAAAAAACTGGATATAGAATCTATGGGACATTTCGAAAAAGAATGGAATTCCTACGTTTCCCCTTTCGATCAGAATATTTTTTTAGACCTTTCCGAAGTGGAGGAAATTTCATCAGCTATCTTAGGGATCCTGCTTCATAAGCGGATGAAAATGAGAAAACTCGGAGTGGAAATCCACCTTTCGAATGTAAATCCGAAGATACTTAGAATCTTAAAGATCATGAACTTAAGTTGTTATTTTTTATTCCATACCGGCGCGAAGGAAACAAGAGTATTCGGTTAG
- the murD gene encoding UDP-N-acetylmuramoyl-L-alanine--D-glutamate ligase, with amino-acid sequence MFSISLPTKSSLLSKHRFLILGGGLSGESAARLLSKYGKTVILADQSEKVSSDSPYAKIVSDKNIEDALDLTECIIKSPGISPTHPILQEAEKRNLIILSEIALGRIFYQGPLVGITGTDGKSTTTALTHHLIRRHFPNSQVGGNLGLPFTSFCEDNLDMVVLELSSYQLEDSPNLHLSVSAITNLAPDHLERHKTMERYLLAKWKSNDLENPNHTFIIGKKVWEKIPDKKSNYPGKILFFGEETDSDIFIDFDSEKITTKNHSYDTLDFSLPGKHNLYNLSLAIAISEAVGVPYEKIKNHLGDFEGLPHRFKKLNLKGKLNPSFQNLEFINDSKSTNLHSMLSGLSGFKKEDSLFLILGGEPKEESLGPFFERWKELQNPVWIYGKAGKVWKEDFSENKKELFCEIVPTVKDALKEIKNRISPNEKQTILFSPACASFDLYKNFSERGKDFERLVQEIFGL; translated from the coding sequence ATGTTTTCTATTAGTCTTCCTACTAAATCCTCCTTACTTTCCAAGCACCGATTTCTGATCTTAGGGGGAGGACTTTCAGGAGAATCTGCTGCAAGATTACTCTCCAAATATGGCAAAACGGTTATACTCGCAGATCAGTCGGAAAAAGTATCTTCCGACTCTCCTTATGCAAAGATAGTATCTGATAAAAATATAGAAGATGCTTTGGACCTTACCGAGTGCATTATCAAAAGCCCGGGAATATCACCCACCCATCCGATTTTACAGGAAGCGGAAAAAAGAAATCTTATCATCCTTTCCGAAATTGCACTGGGGAGAATTTTTTACCAAGGACCGTTGGTTGGAATTACGGGAACCGATGGGAAATCCACTACAACCGCACTCACTCATCATTTGATCCGAAGGCATTTTCCTAATTCACAAGTAGGTGGAAATTTAGGATTGCCTTTCACCTCTTTTTGCGAAGATAACCTGGATATGGTGGTTCTGGAATTATCCAGTTATCAACTGGAAGATTCACCTAACCTACATTTATCGGTTTCCGCAATTACAAATCTAGCCCCCGATCACTTGGAAAGACATAAAACCATGGAAAGGTATTTACTTGCCAAATGGAAAAGTAACGATCTTGAAAATCCGAATCATACATTCATCATCGGAAAAAAAGTCTGGGAAAAAATCCCCGACAAAAAATCAAACTACCCGGGCAAGATTCTGTTTTTCGGAGAAGAAACTGATTCCGATATTTTCATCGATTTTGATTCGGAAAAGATAACTACTAAAAATCATTCCTACGATACTCTTGATTTTTCCTTACCTGGAAAACACAATCTTTACAATTTATCTCTCGCGATTGCAATCTCCGAAGCAGTCGGTGTTCCGTATGAAAAAATTAAAAACCATCTTGGAGATTTCGAAGGATTACCACATCGTTTTAAAAAATTAAATCTAAAAGGAAAATTAAATCCATCGTTTCAAAATCTCGAATTTATCAATGATTCCAAGTCCACAAACCTGCACAGTATGTTGTCCGGACTTTCAGGCTTCAAAAAGGAAGATTCTTTATTTTTGATTTTAGGAGGAGAACCGAAAGAAGAAAGCCTTGGTCCTTTTTTCGAAAGATGGAAAGAATTGCAAAACCCGGTTTGGATTTACGGAAAAGCGGGGAAAGTATGGAAGGAAGATTTTTCAGAGAACAAGAAAGAACTTTTCTGTGAGATCGTTCCAACGGTAAAAGATGCACTCAAAGAAATAAAAAACAGAATTTCACCTAACGAAAAACAGACCATACTATTTTCTCCTGCTTGCGCCAGCTTTGATTTGTATAAAAATTTTTCGGAAAGAGGAAAAGATTTCGAAAGACTGGTTCAGGAAATCTTCGGATTATAA
- a CDS encoding STAS domain-containing protein, with translation MLKHEIKDGKLVVYLEGRLDVSVANEVEEGLMDLIDNGGHRKVLLNMKDVEYMSSSGFRACISTLRKLNSKEGALKISNIKPAVKRIFDVIELTSLFDIHESEEAALRSF, from the coding sequence GTGCTTAAACACGAGATCAAAGACGGAAAACTAGTTGTTTACTTGGAAGGTCGCTTGGACGTTTCCGTAGCGAATGAGGTAGAAGAAGGCCTTATGGATTTGATAGACAACGGTGGTCATAGAAAAGTGCTTCTGAATATGAAAGATGTAGAGTATATGTCTTCTTCCGGATTCAGAGCTTGTATTTCCACACTCCGAAAGCTCAATTCCAAAGAAGGAGCCCTCAAAATCTCCAATATCAAACCCGCAGTAAAACGTATTTTCGACGTGATCGAGCTGACTTCTTTGTTTGATATTCATGAATCGGAAGAGGCGGCCCTCCGCTCTTTTTAA
- a CDS encoding indole-3-glycerol phosphate synthase TrpC → MLHKIVATKHEEILRINLTSLPKREVPVYPFAKALKQSSLTIIAECKKGSPSGGVIRPDYSPVEIAKQYEISGASAISVLTDENYFFGSLSHLRDVSRAVKIPVIRKDFILHESQIEEAYANGASAILLIVRILEKSRLEELYLYAKKLGLGVLVETHNQTEVETSLSFGMDVIGINTRDLDTFQIHSGLVQEMADLIPKDLVRVAESGVHSYQDLIQYEGVVDSVLVGTYFMKQSNIASAYETLTKPNS, encoded by the coding sequence ATATTACACAAAATTGTAGCTACAAAACACGAAGAAATTCTTCGCATCAACCTAACTTCCCTGCCCAAAAGGGAAGTTCCGGTTTATCCTTTTGCCAAAGCTTTAAAGCAGTCTTCTCTCACCATCATTGCGGAATGTAAAAAAGGCAGTCCTAGCGGGGGGGTGATCCGACCGGATTATTCTCCTGTGGAAATTGCCAAACAGTATGAGATTTCCGGAGCGAGTGCCATTTCGGTTCTTACCGATGAAAATTATTTTTTCGGGTCGCTTTCTCACCTTCGCGATGTCAGTCGGGCAGTAAAAATCCCCGTCATCCGAAAGGACTTTATTCTGCATGAATCTCAAATTGAAGAGGCGTATGCAAACGGTGCCTCTGCCATTTTACTCATCGTTCGTATTTTGGAAAAATCCAGACTTGAAGAACTTTATCTTTACGCGAAAAAATTAGGGCTTGGCGTTTTGGTTGAAACTCATAACCAAACAGAAGTCGAGACTTCTCTTTCTTTCGGAATGGATGTGATCGGGATCAATACTAGGGATTTGGATACATTTCAAATCCATTCCGGTTTGGTTCAGGAGATGGCCGACTTGATTCCCAAAGATTTGGTTCGGGTTGCCGAGTCGGGTGTGCATTCCTACCAGGATTTGATCCAATATGAAGGAGTTGTGGATTCCGTGCTTGTCGGAACTTATTTTATGAAACAATCCAATATCGCTTCCGCTTACGAAACCTTAACCAAACCGAATTCTTAG
- a CDS encoding SET domain-containing protein — MIHPDTFVQPTDRGMGLFASRDFARGEILWILDDHDIKIDLDTFETIDEKQKVKFNIYGYLDFQKRVIVPWDEGKYVNHSCDPNSTGLLQYDNVSLALRDIKAGEEIVEDYGSYFGHFESFECRCGSPNCRGLISEHHKFKADLRINLKDISDRLKSFDQYLLRIETFENREFLKVLEAVEVSA; from the coding sequence ATGATTCATCCTGATACATTTGTCCAACCCACCGATCGAGGTATGGGACTTTTCGCAAGCCGTGATTTTGCCCGGGGAGAAATCCTTTGGATCCTAGATGACCATGATATCAAAATTGATTTGGATACTTTTGAAACCATTGATGAAAAACAAAAAGTAAAGTTCAACATCTACGGGTATTTGGATTTTCAAAAAAGAGTCATTGTCCCATGGGATGAAGGAAAGTATGTGAACCACTCCTGTGATCCCAATTCCACCGGTTTATTGCAATATGACAACGTCAGTCTCGCTCTCCGAGACATCAAAGCGGGGGAAGAGATTGTGGAGGACTACGGCAGCTATTTTGGCCATTTCGAGTCCTTTGAGTGTCGTTGCGGTTCTCCGAATTGCAGAGGATTGATTTCTGAACATCACAAATTCAAAGCGGATTTGCGGATCAATCTGAAGGATATTTCCGATCGGCTGAAGTCCTTTGATCAATACTTACTGCGAATCGAAACTTTTGAAAATAGAGAGTTTTTAAAAGTTTTGGAAGCAGTCGAAGTTTCCGCCTAA
- a CDS encoding PA0069 family radical SAM protein, whose amino-acid sequence MNDGEKKTEKPKPRRGTFSSVPGRFTTVLREDWQEDQSPEEDLPSIKTEFFSEFPKTLITSNDSPDIPHGSSINPYRGCEHGCIYCFARPNHSYVDLSPGIDFESKIFIKHNVEEVLIRDLKRRKGKVEPILLGTATDPYQPIERKTENTRKILKTCLEFGQPVQIITKSSLILRDLDILSEMAKLNLIQVCVSVTTLDKELWSKLEPRTASPNKRMEAIAGLSRVGVPIILMFAPVIPFLNDHEMESIVRLGKENGISFAVMILVRLPYEVAPLFEGWLSEHYPLKKDKVLGLIRDTREGKLYQSDFKQRMTGTGKYAELLRARFQLIRKQTGLTKGPKILETELFHIPEKFQIKTKKDEEILPGLF is encoded by the coding sequence ATGAACGATGGTGAAAAAAAGACGGAGAAACCGAAACCCAGGAGAGGAACGTTTTCCTCGGTTCCTGGTCGATTTACAACCGTTTTGCGGGAAGATTGGCAGGAAGATCAATCTCCGGAAGAAGATTTGCCTTCGATCAAAACCGAGTTCTTTTCCGAATTTCCCAAAACACTGATCACATCCAATGATTCCCCTGATATTCCTCACGGGTCAAGCATCAATCCTTACAGAGGGTGTGAGCACGGATGCATTTACTGTTTTGCAAGACCTAATCATTCTTATGTGGATTTATCTCCCGGCATCGATTTTGAATCCAAAATCTTTATCAAACACAATGTAGAGGAAGTTTTGATAAGGGATTTAAAACGAAGAAAAGGAAAAGTCGAGCCGATCCTACTTGGGACCGCAACGGATCCCTACCAACCGATCGAAAGAAAGACGGAAAATACAAGAAAGATTCTGAAAACATGCCTTGAGTTTGGTCAGCCGGTACAGATCATTACAAAGTCGTCTTTGATTTTGAGAGATTTGGATATTTTGAGTGAGATGGCAAAATTGAATCTCATCCAAGTTTGCGTTTCCGTTACAACTTTGGACAAAGAACTTTGGTCGAAATTGGAACCAAGAACAGCATCACCTAACAAAAGAATGGAGGCGATTGCAGGACTTTCCAGGGTCGGTGTTCCTATTATACTGATGTTTGCTCCGGTGATTCCTTTTTTAAACGATCACGAAATGGAATCCATTGTTCGTTTGGGAAAAGAAAACGGAATTTCATTTGCAGTTATGATTTTAGTAAGACTTCCCTACGAAGTGGCTCCTCTCTTCGAAGGTTGGCTTTCCGAACACTACCCCTTGAAAAAAGACAAGGTGCTAGGACTCATCCGGGATACTCGGGAAGGAAAACTCTACCAATCGGATTTTAAACAACGCATGACTGGGACGGGAAAGTATGCGGAACTTTTACGGGCCAGATTTCAATTGATCCGAAAACAAACAGGTCTTACCAAAGGACCCAAGATCCTAGAAACCGAACTATTTCATATCCCGGAAAAGTTTCAGATCAAAACAAAGAAAGATGAAGAAATCCTTCCCGGGTTATTTTAG
- a CDS encoding DUF1554 domain-containing protein: protein MRKSKNLLIIVCFVLIFTACQKLEFDNAQDFGNKSYLATEELKCLLGQVSVLCPSSRNISAPEAPTIQAGNTQNTLSWKEVTGATSYAIYYGTTTGVSKTNGIRIANISSPYTHSSIVNNTSYYYILVAVNASGESNASSEATATPVCSPCKMFLTATTYTAALSGISGADSKCQIDANKPTTPSASIYKSLIVDATNRIACTSSNCATSGLAEHKDWVLKPNTTYIRAADSVSIGAADSLGLLVQTADISSAGTLTVWTGLSTGGDWLQHGTGSCSLWTGTGGAGQASSTNIKSNGGGSCGSFNVLACVEQ, encoded by the coding sequence ATGAGAAAAAGTAAAAATTTACTTATCATTGTTTGCTTCGTTCTTATTTTCACCGCCTGTCAAAAATTGGAATTCGATAATGCTCAGGATTTTGGAAACAAATCCTATTTGGCAACGGAAGAGCTGAAATGCCTTTTGGGGCAAGTTTCCGTCCTCTGCCCGTCTTCCCGAAATATTTCCGCGCCGGAAGCACCTACCATTCAGGCGGGAAATACTCAAAATACTTTGTCTTGGAAAGAAGTAACAGGCGCTACGTCCTATGCAATTTATTACGGAACCACTACAGGAGTATCAAAAACAAATGGCATCCGGATTGCAAACATTTCTTCACCTTACACACATTCATCTATTGTGAATAATACTTCCTATTATTACATTCTGGTCGCGGTAAATGCAAGCGGGGAAAGCAATGCTTCGTCAGAGGCAACTGCTACTCCGGTTTGCAGTCCGTGCAAAATGTTCTTAACCGCGACAACTTATACGGCAGCTTTGTCGGGGATTTCCGGAGCGGATTCGAAATGCCAGATAGACGCGAATAAACCGACCACACCGTCCGCTTCCATCTATAAGAGTTTGATTGTTGATGCAACGAATCGGATTGCCTGTACTTCCTCCAATTGCGCCACATCCGGTCTCGCGGAACATAAAGATTGGGTATTAAAACCAAACACAACTTATATTCGCGCCGCAGATTCGGTTTCGATCGGTGCGGCGGATAGTTTGGGGCTCTTAGTTCAAACCGCAGATATCAGCTCCGCCGGAACCCTCACAGTTTGGACCGGACTTTCTACGGGAGGAGATTGGTTGCAACACGGAACAGGAAGTTGCTCTCTTTGGACAGGAACAGGAGGTGCCGGTCAAGCTTCTAGTACCAATATTAAGTCCAACGGTGGAGGCAGCTGCGGCAGTTTCAATGTACTTGCTTGCGTGGAACAATAA
- a CDS encoding malate:quinone oxidoreductase, translated as MKDKHTIKTKSDVILIGAGIMSATLGVLLKELDPSLTITVLERLDAAARESSNAWNNAGTGHSAFCELNYTTEEPDGSINVKKALNIASSYEVSKEFWAYLVKEKKVLSPESFIHHVPHFSFVWGEENVSFLKKRYEALTKEPLFAELEYSEDRNELADWMPLVMKGRDPNVQVAGTKMDLGTDVDFGTLTKAIFNYLASLEGVHVQYYENVKDLERDKDGLWNLTSTNLLTHEKEHHEANFVFIGAGGGSLPLLEKSDIPEAAGFGGFPVSGQWLRCKNRDVIEAHFAKVYGKASVGSPPMSVPHLDTRIIGGKKELLFGPYAGFSTKFLKRGSYLDLVKSLEFDNIFPMLSAGMHNLPLTKYLISQAMQSHEDRIHALKEYFPDVKSEDWELVVAGQRVQIIKEDKEEGGVLEFGTEVVSASDGSLAALLGASPGASTSVSIMLEVLSDCFGEKIKSKEWTSKLKEMIPSYGQSFLHNEELCKTSRKNSHEILNLSGLAKEVSNQA; from the coding sequence ATGAAAGATAAACATACAATCAAAACAAAGTCGGATGTCATCCTAATCGGTGCAGGAATCATGAGTGCGACCTTAGGGGTTCTACTAAAAGAGCTTGATCCTAGTTTGACTATCACCGTACTTGAAAGGTTAGATGCTGCTGCAAGAGAAAGTTCCAATGCATGGAATAATGCGGGAACGGGACATTCCGCCTTTTGCGAATTGAATTATACAACGGAAGAACCCGACGGTTCCATCAATGTGAAAAAAGCTTTGAACATAGCTTCTTCCTATGAAGTTTCGAAAGAATTTTGGGCCTATCTTGTAAAAGAAAAAAAAGTCCTGTCCCCCGAAAGTTTTATCCATCATGTTCCCCACTTTAGTTTTGTTTGGGGAGAAGAGAATGTTTCCTTTCTAAAGAAAAGATACGAAGCACTCACAAAAGAACCATTATTTGCAGAGCTTGAGTATTCGGAAGATCGGAACGAATTGGCGGATTGGATGCCTCTCGTAATGAAAGGAAGAGATCCGAATGTTCAAGTGGCAGGTACCAAGATGGATTTGGGAACGGATGTGGATTTTGGAACGTTAACAAAGGCTATATTTAATTATCTGGCAAGTTTGGAAGGGGTTCATGTTCAATACTATGAAAATGTAAAAGATCTGGAACGGGACAAGGACGGGCTTTGGAATCTGACTTCCACCAATTTACTGACCCACGAAAAAGAACACCATGAAGCGAACTTTGTATTCATCGGTGCGGGCGGCGGTTCTCTTCCTTTGCTTGAGAAATCGGATATCCCGGAAGCCGCCGGTTTCGGAGGATTTCCTGTCAGCGGACAATGGCTGAGATGCAAAAACAGAGATGTTATCGAAGCTCATTTTGCAAAAGTATATGGCAAGGCTTCCGTAGGTTCTCCTCCTATGTCCGTTCCCCATTTGGATACAAGAATCATAGGCGGCAAAAAAGAGCTATTATTCGGACCTTATGCGGGATTCAGCACAAAGTTTTTAAAAAGAGGATCTTATCTGGATCTGGTGAAGTCATTGGAATTTGATAATATTTTCCCGATGTTATCGGCAGGAATGCACAATCTTCCTTTGACCAAGTATTTGATTTCGCAAGCAATGCAATCCCACGAAGACCGCATTCATGCATTAAAGGAATATTTTCCCGATGTAAAATCGGAAGATTGGGAATTGGTTGTTGCCGGACAAAGAGTACAGATCATCAAAGAAGACAAGGAAGAAGGTGGAGTTTTGGAATTCGGTACCGAGGTGGTTTCGGCATCTGACGGAAGTTTGGCGGCCTTGCTTGGAGCTTCTCCCGGAGCATCCACTTCCGTTTCAATCATGCTCGAAGTTCTTTCCGATTGTTTCGGGGAAAAAATCAAATCAAAAGAATGGACTTCCAAACTAAAAGAGATGATTCCCAGTTACGGACAGTCTTTTTTGCACAACGAAGAATTATGCAAAACCAGTAGAAAGAATTCCCATGAAATCCTGAATCTTTCCGGATTGGCGAAAGAGGTGTCCAACCAAGCTTAA
- a CDS encoding NHL repeat-containing protein, with product MKTFRFLWKHSVCDLLFFSLAILSFVSGCKSPSLENPCDTKNVDFLTVDLFRNLAGDQSSYCHSKIRSSSSSGLNPSITSFSVLSPTIQGTIKDTDITINVSYSNLTSLTAGFVYEGVSVKIDGVEQTSGVSVNDFTLPKTYTVTAKDGTSKNYKVTVVTLSPPSSTATRVYGQASFISGTPSTSATGLNAPFKVAIGSGGLYVADQQNNRALFFSGTSTTATRVYGQNGNFTTANTGTVSPTEFYGVPGANVPDVAVDGTGVYITDIYGNRVLYFPDTSTTATRIYGQNGNFTTTTSGTTASTLTNPEGIAFDTTGVYIADSLNHRVLFFPGNSTTATRVYGQGGSFTSNTVNNGGVSANSLSNPRGIHVDSDGVYVADTDNNRILFFPGTSTTATRVYGQNGNFTTANTGASTDLLDGPWFVTSFAGNVYISDRNNHRILSYEKTSTTATRVWGQTDFVSSTTGLSASKFNFPYGMDIDLTGLYVADRDNHRVLFFPR from the coding sequence ATGAAAACTTTTCGATTTCTTTGGAAACACTCTGTTTGTGATCTTCTTTTTTTTAGTTTGGCTATCCTATCTTTTGTATCCGGCTGCAAATCTCCTTCTTTGGAAAATCCTTGTGATACCAAAAACGTTGATTTTTTGACTGTGGATCTTTTTCGGAATTTGGCAGGGGATCAGTCTTCGTATTGTCATTCCAAAATTCGTTCCTCTTCTTCCTCCGGATTAAACCCTTCCATCACTTCTTTTTCCGTCCTTTCTCCTACGATCCAGGGGACAATCAAAGACACGGACATTACGATAAACGTATCTTATTCGAACCTCACTTCCCTCACTGCCGGTTTTGTTTATGAAGGAGTCAGTGTCAAAATCGACGGTGTCGAGCAAACAAGCGGGGTTTCTGTAAATGATTTCACTCTCCCGAAAACGTACACTGTGACCGCGAAAGATGGAACTTCAAAGAATTACAAAGTTACAGTTGTTACACTTTCTCCGCCTTCTTCTACGGCGACCAGAGTGTACGGTCAAGCAAGTTTTATCTCCGGCACTCCTTCCACTTCTGCGACCGGCTTGAATGCTCCTTTTAAAGTTGCTATCGGTAGCGGTGGATTGTATGTAGCAGACCAGCAGAACAATCGGGCTCTTTTTTTTTCCGGCACATCAACAACTGCGACCAGAGTGTACGGTCAGAACGGAAATTTTACGACTGCAAATACTGGTACGGTTTCTCCCACCGAATTTTATGGTGTTCCCGGCGCGAATGTTCCCGATGTTGCCGTGGATGGAACCGGAGTTTACATCACTGATATTTATGGAAATCGGGTTCTTTACTTTCCGGATACTTCGACCACTGCAACTCGTATCTACGGACAAAACGGAAATTTTACCACGACCACGTCGGGAACAACCGCTTCTACTCTCACCAATCCGGAAGGAATTGCATTTGATACAACGGGAGTTTATATAGCAGATTCGCTCAATCACAGAGTATTGTTTTTTCCTGGCAATTCGACGACAGCGACCAGAGTTTACGGCCAAGGCGGAAGTTTTACATCTAACACGGTAAATAACGGAGGTGTCTCCGCCAATTCTCTCAGCAATCCCCGCGGAATCCACGTCGATTCTGATGGAGTTTATGTAGCGGATACAGATAATAATCGGATATTGTTTTTTCCCGGCACTTCGACGACAGCGACCAGAGTGTACGGTCAGAATGGAAATTTCACCACCGCAAATACGGGAGCTAGTACCGACTTACTTGATGGTCCCTGGTTCGTAACAAGTTTTGCCGGAAACGTATATATTTCCGATCGCAATAACCATCGGATTCTGTCTTACGAAAAAACATCTACCACAGCAACACGTGTTTGGGGGCAGACTGATTTCGTATCTTCAACTACCGGGCTGAGCGCAAGTAAATTTAATTTTCCTTATGGGATGGACATTGATCTTACAGGACTCTATGTTGCCGACAGGGACAATCACAGAGTGTTATTTTTTCCTAGATAA
- a CDS encoding MBL fold metallo-hydrolase, which yields MKPFQPAQLFQNIKKTYGLHMLYRYASTLLMIFLCLFIGSCTLLHQSALSDRLIKNEIRKNTEKKAESKWLSDGNLHLITVGTGSPRADEKRMQTSTAVIAGGNFLIFDAGSGTSIAAERQHLPMDKINAIFLTHFHSDHIVDVPMMVNQSWRVGRRHHIPVIGPIGTIKIVEGFNQAMSFDALYRSKNGDGSSSAAFAVAIGKEIESPKENEKALVFEGLNGLKVYGFTVSHSPVEPAFGYRIEFGGKSIVISGDTRKSDNLQYFSQNADILVHEALNKEILRKFLEITKQYPDDATMKTAALTAERVMDYHSSPLDVAEIAKGANVKTLIYTHITPTLGSFFARTFITIPMFLHGVSDVYKGEVIIAEDGFHYELPIQ from the coding sequence ATGAAGCCTTTCCAACCCGCACAATTGTTCCAGAATATAAAGAAGACGTATGGCTTACATATGCTTTATAGGTATGCGTCAACATTGCTTATGATCTTCTTATGCCTGTTTATCGGCTCATGCACACTATTACATCAATCTGCTCTTTCAGATCGTTTGATAAAAAATGAAATACGAAAAAATACAGAGAAAAAAGCAGAAAGCAAATGGCTCTCAGATGGAAACCTTCATCTGATCACAGTAGGTACTGGATCACCTCGAGCAGATGAAAAAAGGATGCAAACTTCGACAGCTGTCATTGCTGGAGGAAATTTTTTAATATTCGATGCTGGATCTGGTACATCGATTGCTGCCGAAAGACAGCATTTGCCAATGGACAAAATAAATGCAATTTTTCTTACACATTTTCATTCAGATCATATTGTAGATGTACCGATGATGGTGAACCAAAGTTGGAGAGTTGGGAGAAGGCATCATATTCCTGTGATCGGCCCCATAGGAACGATTAAAATCGTAGAAGGGTTCAATCAGGCGATGTCGTTTGATGCTCTCTACCGAAGTAAAAATGGTGACGGTTCCTCCTCGGCCGCATTTGCAGTAGCGATAGGAAAAGAAATTGAATCTCCCAAAGAAAACGAAAAAGCCTTAGTGTTTGAAGGGTTAAATGGTCTTAAGGTTTATGGTTTTACAGTTTCCCATTCCCCCGTTGAACCGGCATTTGGTTATCGTATTGAGTTTGGAGGAAAATCCATCGTAATAAGCGGTGATACAAGAAAAAGTGACAACTTACAATATTTCTCGCAAAACGCCGATATTTTGGTTCATGAAGCATTGAATAAGGAAATTTTAAGGAAGTTTTTGGAAATCACTAAGCAATATCCAGATGACGCTACCATGAAAACTGCCGCACTAACCGCCGAACGAGTCATGGATTACCATTCTTCTCCATTAGATGTGGCGGAAATTGCAAAAGGAGCCAACGTAAAAACACTGATTTATACCCATATTACTCCCACTTTAGGATCTTTTTTTGCGAGGACATTTATAACGATCCCTATGTTTTTACATGGAGTTTCGGATGTTTACAAAGGTGAAGTGATCATTGCAGAAGACGGCTTTCATTACGAATTGCCAATCCAGTAA
- a CDS encoding nuclear transport factor 2 family protein, which produces MALILAFALPVSTFAQSTNVTLEIARAEISRNVSSFSYRDQARWADLRNLFSKDATISISWHDGTVDGFVERSRRMVEEGAPPTKHWISPPRITVCGNRALSEADVIIMVRSSVGLIELDVTSYTRFYDQFELGGDGVWRIYKRTGIYEKDRVDSVGPSFLFWATYLFMPLGKYPKEFRHLAFGLERTGLSITPNVVTTGSEKERALKQNAWEWSGCSAFLKATQP; this is translated from the coding sequence ATGGCTTTGATATTGGCTTTTGCCCTGCCAGTATCGACGTTCGCCCAAAGTACGAACGTAACTCTGGAAATAGCGAGAGCCGAAATTTCAAGAAATGTTTCTTCATTTTCTTATCGAGACCAAGCAAGATGGGCTGACTTGAGAAATCTCTTCAGTAAAGATGCTACGATTTCCATCAGTTGGCATGATGGAACCGTAGATGGTTTTGTGGAGCGCTCGCGTCGGATGGTGGAAGAAGGTGCACCGCCGACCAAACACTGGATCTCCCCACCGCGAATCACAGTTTGTGGCAACCGTGCCTTGAGCGAAGCTGATGTCATCATCATGGTACGTAGCAGTGTAGGACTTATTGAACTGGATGTAACTTCTTACACAAGGTTTTACGACCAATTCGAACTGGGAGGTGATGGTGTTTGGCGGATCTACAAGAGAACTGGTATCTACGAGAAAGATCGGGTAGATAGCGTTGGTCCATCTTTTTTATTTTGGGCAACTTACCTCTTTATGCCTTTGGGCAAATACCCAAAAGAATTTCGCCACCTTGCATTTGGATTGGAACGCACAGGTCTTTCGATTACGCCAAACGTAGTCACTACCGGTAGCGAAAAGGAACGGGCTTTGAAACAAAATGCCTGGGAGTGGAGTGGTTGTTCTGCTTTCCTTAAAGCAACGCAACCTTAA